One part of the Clostridia bacterium genome encodes these proteins:
- the rimM gene encoding 16S rRNA processing protein RimM, translating to MSKVEVGKIVNTRGLRGEVKIYPYLDEIEVFNEFEYLLVDNKEYKIKGIKFFKNMVFVTFFGVDSVEAAESLKNQLAEVYVKDLPELSDGEFYIKDILGMEVVKDDGEKLGIIKNVLRTGSNDVYEVERDGKKPMYLPAIKDVIINTDLDSNRMTVHIIPGLDEI from the coding sequence ATGAGTAAAGTTGAAGTTGGCAAAATTGTCAATACAAGAGGTTTAAGAGGCGAAGTCAAAATATATCCTTATTTAGACGAGATTGAGGTATTTAACGAGTTTGAATATCTTTTAGTTGATAATAAGGAATATAAAATAAAAGGAATAAAATTCTTTAAAAATATGGTTTTTGTTACCTTTTTTGGTGTAGACTCTGTTGAAGCGGCAGAAAGTTTAAAAAATCAATTAGCAGAAGTGTATGTTAAAGATTTGCCAGAACTTTCTGACGGAGAATTTTATATAAAAGATATATTGGGCATGGAAGTTGTAAAAGACGACGGAGAAAAGTTAGGAATTATAAAAAATGTTTTAAGAACAGGTTCCAACGATGTCTACGAAGTTGAAAGAGACGGTAAAAAGCCTATGTATCTTCCTGCTATTAAGGATGTTATTATTAACACAGACCTTGACTCTAACCGTATGACTGTGCATATTATACCGGGCTTAGATGAAATATGA
- a CDS encoding KH domain-containing protein yields MKDLLNYLASSLVDNPESVKIEEREEERTIYYTLQVDEKDMGKIIGKQGKNAQAIRTLMKAAGAKTDKRIIVDII; encoded by the coding sequence ATGAAAGACTTACTTAACTATCTTGCTTCCTCATTGGTTGACAACCCAGAAAGTGTTAAAATTGAGGAAAGAGAAGAAGAAAGAACTATTTACTATACCCTTCAAGTTGACGAAAAAGATATGGGTAAAATCATCGGTAAACAGGGCAAAAATGCTCAGGCTATAAGAACTCTTATGAAAGCCGCCGGTGCAAAAACTGATAAAAGGATTATAGTTGATATAATATGA
- the rpsP gene encoding 30S ribosomal protein S16: MAVKIRLKRMGAKKTPFYRVVVADSRSPRDGRFIEEIGTYNPLTKEKEFKVDAEKAKKWIANGAQPTDTVRDLLKKNNII, translated from the coding sequence ATGGCAGTTAAAATCAGATTAAAAAGAATGGGTGCTAAGAAAACACCTTTTTACAGAGTAGTAGTAGCAGATTCAAGATCACCAAGAGACGGTAGATTTATCGAAGAAATCGGCACATACAATCCTTTAACAAAGGAAAAAGAATTCAAAGTAGATGCTGAAAAAGCAAAGAAATGGATTGCAAACGGTGCTCAGCCTACAGATACTGTTAGAGATTTACTTAAAAAGAACAACATAATTTAA